The Lewinella sp. 4G2 nucleotide sequence GTACCTACGCCGCCGGAATTACTCGACGCCACCACCGTACCGCCCGGTTTTGGGATGCCTACGCCCGCGCCACCGCCGCCCGGACCAGTACCCCCGAAATGCTGCAATACGCCGAACGTCTGCAAGCCCGCAGCGCCGCCGCCATACGGATGTTTACCAAAGCCATGAAGCAATGACCGCCCCCCATATTTGCAGCCGTTACCGTGCCGCCTACGCCGCCGCCGTAGTAGGTATTTTTGTAGCCGACGCCGCCACCCGTGCGGCCCGTTTGAAAACTGCAATACTTACACGAATGATTGAGGAGACAAACGCTAGCGATGACGCCAAAGAACCCATTTGGGTAGCTAGCCTAATTGATAAGCTAGACTTAATTGATGAAGCTAAAGTGTATATCTACGCTATTGTGGGGCTATACCGTACAAATTTTTTGCGACGTTGGCGGGGCTCAATGGAGCGGCAAATGTTATTAGATAGGGAGCGCACAACCTACTACAAGGCGTCGTTTGATAAGTCTTTCACGGACTTTGCTTGTATGCAGTGCGGCGGAAGTCTAGACTACATAGATAACGGCCCCCGCTACTTTCAATGGGTTGAAGGATTGCCATGGGAACCAAAAGAGATGCCGGAACCAAAAGCAACGCCCGGCCACAATCGCTTTGCAAGTATAGTTATTGACGCGATTGTTGAAGGGGAAGGTTCTGATTACCTACCGTACGAAGTAGACATAGAAGACCATACTTACGACCCTGAACCGGGGGAAACTAGACGTATCTGTATAACCTTAGATTGTTGGGTTGAGGGTGATGCATTAGCCGTCTACTTTTACTACAAATGGCTAGAAAAGCTAACCGCAGATAGCCCGGAGCTAGCCACCGCCGCCGCCGTTGAAGATGATCCGCCGCCGCGCCCGCTTTACCTGCAACTACTCAAAGAATTACTAGCAATACCGGAGGGCGGAAAGCGTAAGCCGCACTACGCCGCCGCCGCTAAAGTTGTCCCCCTGCAAGATGGAACCCCCCGAACGTCTGAAAATGTACGCCGCAGGTATTCAGATTGGAAAGCGCGCCCCCACGAGTTTAGCGCCGCAGATATAACGCTAGTTGTCAACGAATTACGCGACGAAGGCCGACCGATTAACAAAGCCTATTTAGCGGCCGTCCGGCGAAATGTTGCCACCGTCTAAAAATGTCCCCCGAAAATGTCCCCCCGTCCCCCGATTGAGGGACAAAAACTAGCCCGCACCTTTACGGTACAAAATTGCAAGACTACCCCAATTATGAACAAGCCATTTACCCCCGTACCCGTCCGCATCGATGTTGTCACTATGCCGGTTAATGAGCTGCGGCAACTGATTACAGATACCGTTACCGACGCCATGAACCGCGCCACCGCCGCAGCTGCCAAGGGCGCTAAGACCGCCCCTAACGGTGCCGCAGTATTACCGGAGCTGTTGACCCGCAAAGAAGCCGCCGCCCTGCTACGGGTAGGCGTGGCGACGTTGGACGGCTACGTACGGGACGGTATGCTAACAAAGTACAAAGTAGGCCGCAGCCAAACGCGGTTGAAGCGTGACGAAGTAAGAGAACTAGCCCGGCTAGCTCAATAAAAAAGGCCCCGTAATAGTGCGGGGCCGTTCATCTGTCTAGCTTGTAAAGCGGGGCCGGGTTAAGCGTCCAAACTTAATCACCCGACCCCATCAAACGCAAGTAGGGCGAACCCTAACGCATGGCAAATTTATGCTATGACGGCCACCCGTACAATCTGCGGGGGCCGTCTACCTTAGAATATCTAACGGATCCGCCGCCGGACCATTACCAGCAACCGCCGCCGCAGCCGTCCCCATCCACCGCCGCAACTGATGATGAAGCCGCAGTAGATGACGCCCCCGAAAGTCTACCCCCCTTTAGTATTGGTAAGTTTGGTCAACCGGTTATAAACCGGCTATCCGTTCACGATGACCGGTTAAAGGTTTGGGCCGACCTGCAAGCCGAAGTAGACGCCCCCGGAGGCCGTACGGTGCCGCATCCGCTACTATCCGCCGACTACGCCGAAGCATTGACGTTAGGGCCGTTCACGTTGGTACCTGCGGGCTACGGTGCCGGGATTTGTCGGAGGTTGTACGACGTACACCACAAGAACCAAAGCGACCCCGTAGCGACGCTAATGAGCCACCCCCGCAAAGGGACCGGCCGCCGCGTTTGGTACACTATGGCAAACCGGTTGAACTACACCGGCAAAGCCGTACCGTTAGGCGTGGAATTATTGGACGCCCTGCAAGCCACCGCCGACGGGTTGAGCCATTACGAAATAGCCGCCGACGCCGTAGCCCTTAGCGGTGCCGTTGGGTTCATCCATACCGCCGGACTAGTGCGTAAGAACGGCCGCACGTGGGGGATTAAAGGAAACGACCGGAACCAAATAAGCATTGGTAGTTCAACGTCTGCCAAGTACGCCACCGTTTACGGTAAGGGCAAACGCTTAAACCGTGAAAACAAGCAATACCAAGGACGCGCCGCAGTAGCTGCCAACGTAGTAGCCCCGGAGGACGTAAGCGAGCTAATGCGATTAGAATGGAACCTAAAGGCCAAAGCCGCCAAAGCATTACGCTACCAAGGAAAGCCCGTTACCCTGCGGACGCTGTTAGACCCGCTAGCCCGTCTATCTATCCTTCGCCAACAAACCGAAGCCGGGTTTACGTTTAAGTACCCCGGCCGCGCCGGTGCCGTGGTGCCGTTCTTTAATTGGCCCGCCATAGATGCCGCCTACCGTGCGCAAAATGGATTAAGCGCCACGGACCCCCCAACGCCGGTTACTACCAAAGCGCCGCGCCCCCGCGCCCGTAAGAGTACCGCCACCTATGGAGCTAAACAAGCAATCCGCAAGCTAACCGCAGATAGCCGCCCCGGTGACTACTTAGCCGCCGCCACCCGGCCGGAGCTGCAAACGATGACCACCGCCGCCCTAACGGATCCGCGCCGCATCCGCAGGCTAGCCCGCAAGCTATCCGCCGCCGGTTGTGGGGTAAATGATGACGAAGTAACCGCAATCCTTACGGAGTGGATGACCGCCACCGCAGCGCCTGCAGTAGCCGCAGCAATAGCCCCCGCAGCGCCCATCCTGCTAGCACGTGCCATTACCGCCGAACATGACTTAGACCACTATTTAGGCCGTCAATACGTAGCCCGCCGGAG carries:
- a CDS encoding helix-turn-helix domain-containing protein; translated protein: MNKPFTPVPVRIDVVTMPVNELRQLITDTVTDAMNRATAAAAKGAKTAPNGAAVLPELLTRKEAAALLRVGVATLDGYVRDGMLTKYKVGRSQTRLKRDEVRELARLAQ